The Bicyclus anynana chromosome 9, ilBicAnyn1.1, whole genome shotgun sequence DNA window agtgtgctcgtggtgttcgagccgtccacatctcttgttgtgtaattctttaagggtAACTTAGAATAGGTGGGGAGTGACTTGTGTGGGAAAGGGGaatgtttgatatcagtcaaaggatcctttaaccctacacacatcgtttacaagtgcgtgactccactcaaggtcattctttgccattctaggttcttattttggttacttgatttgttaattaagttgtcctcacaagtgttgtgaatcattacctttgttcgacattagttttcttatatttgtaatcacttttgagtctgatAATAATAGATATGATTGAAAACTCCTCCGACGAAACTCCtcaaacgaaaactgaatatttattcttggactttggcggtacatctcaatcttccagaattgccttaaatggtgtaaccctaccagcttgctccgattttcggtacctcggatcgctttttcaaaacgatggcaatgtggaccgagacgtaaaaagtagaatgaatgcgggatggatgaaatggcgacaggtctcagatgtactatgtgacccgcgaatgcctcttagacttaagggtaaaatatacaaaacggttgtaagacctgtcgtgctgtatggatcaaaATGTTGAGaaggcggtgaaagggacggatagtaaacgaatgcatgtgaacgaaatgcgtatgttgagatggatgtgtggtgtgacaagaatagataaaataaggaatgaatatataagaggaagtttgaaggtggcgccagtgacagaaaaattgaggagtagaaggttagcttggtatggacatgtaatgcgtagagaggaaagtcatattactagaaaaatgttgaatgtgcaagtggaaggtcataagaggagaggaaggccaaagaagagatggttggattgtgtgaaagaggacatgtgtgtaaaaggagtggatgacgagttgacgagtaatagagacaaatggaaaagactgacatatttttctgaccccacttaagtgggataagggtgatggaaggagatgatgatgatgattgaaaacTCCTTCACAGTATACTGAGACCTCAGCTAACAGAGAAGCACTGACCGGCATGTCGTGGAAGTGTCCGGGGCAGTAGGTGGCGACGGGCAGCGTGGAGTTGCGCGTGTCGTACACATGCACGAACTTGTCCTGCCCCGCCAGCAGCAGCTTGTGCTTGTCCAGCGGGTGGCCCGCCATGCTGTACAGCGGGAACGAGCACAAGTGGAAGTTCCTGCAAACGATTTATCATAATGTACTGTAGTTGGTCGCATACATTATTAGTAGAGTTGCGCCGACTATGACTTTTGCCGATTAGCCGACTAGCCGATTAGTCGGTTGCAAAGATGCCGATTAGTCGGCAATGTCGATCAATGGTCTGGCATTTCCGTAAAGTAGttattttatcacaaaaatacaaacaatttttaattctcgtgtgtttttttaatttctggtACTCGTGGGTTGTCTTATCACAGGCGATGGTTTGTGCGTataaacaatacatttaatgtaaactttaactAAACCTgctaatttgaaataataacTATCTTATGAACAATTTTGATTACCATCCTTAACTCAAaacttatctatctatctatactaatattataaagaggtaaagtttgtaagtttgtaagtttgtcacattttttaaatagggtaatcttcggaactactggtccgattttgaaaattctttcaccagtagaatgctaaattatcggggagtgctataggctatattttatattggtatcatatatattagccgggttatcacaatttttgtcatacaggtcggacagaaaatcctcttaaacagacttattcgcatgcgctgccttaactactgtgtaaaattgaaattaatgtatggagactttatgtatctttaaaagttctacaaaaaagtccgcgacaccatatatctatcttctatatattagcagatatagtaccttttgtgttttaaaaattattaattttatatacttaggtttacgtcattatttatacaactaaactttaatccttattaaaataaattatttaataatcacaaggatattatggagataagatttgccctttacagtatgttaattacttaaatagtttcggagataatacaaaatttctaaaagacgcagaaattccgctatatgacgcccggcgctttcatttacgtagttcccgttcccgtgtgaatatgggaatcaaacatagactatgacactcgcaaataacatagctttctattggtaaaacaattttccaaatcggtccagtagatccagagattacctcctacaaccacacgaactttacctctttatattattagcatagaagtctctatttctcttggtcataccaccactcccgaaggactggaccgattttgctaagggtaggagtaagatagagaagttacagggtagggtaggatatgggtagggaagcgtaggggtagtgtaggggtagggtaggtttagggccgggtttagggtagtggcagggtaggggtagaggtagggtaggggtagaggtagggtagtggtagggtagaggtacgggtagagtagggaagtggtagggtaggggtaggataggcgtgagataggggtacgggtgggataggggaaGGAAAGGGacagggtacggggagggtaggggtaggatgggggtagggtgtaggtaacgtaggggtagggtacgagtaggtttggggtagggtaggggtagggtgggggtaggggtagggtagggtagggtaagggtagggtagatgtaggggttgggtatggttggggtagtggtagggtaggggtagggtagggtaggggtagtagtaaagttgacatcgaaatttacgcggacgaagtcgcgggcgtccgctagtacttataataaatctgtagagaggtcaattctgtacatgaaataaatttcctaaataactatcagggggtgattagtgatcgatactgatgccaaaaatgcaatcagtaaaatttttgtctgtctgtctgtctgtctgtctgtatgttctttatagaaacaaaaactactagacggattttaaccaaacttagtacaattattcttcatactcctgggcaggttatagtatacttttcatcacgctaagatcaataggagcagagcagtgaagggaaatgttgggaaaacgggagaagttactccattttttaagcttccgtcgccgtcgcgtggtagggtagggttagggtaggggcagggtaggggcagggtaggggtaggttaggggtagggtgggggtagggcaggggtaggggtagtagtagggtttcacgcggacgaagtcgcgggcgtacgctagtatttaaataaagttactttTGCTTTGATGGACTTTTGCTTGCTATAGCTCagcaaaagtaattttttcaaaCAAGTGACatgaaaagtattttgtttttgtactaATAATTGTTCTTGTTCATGGAAGTTAAAGAgttgattaaaaaattaatcatgACAATAAGAAAATCTTTAGTAAAGGTGTTTTTTTCTTcctcaatacataatattattgagaaatacatacaaaataataagccgACTAGTCGGCGCTTTTTGCCGACTAATCGGCTTTACCGACTAGTCGGCGACTTTACCGATTAATCGGCTTTACCGACTAGTCGGCAACTAGTCGGCGCATCACTAATTATTAGGTTATGTTACAAGATTTTCATTATAATCGACACGTGCAGTGAACAACATGGCGGTCGGTACTCACTTGACAGTGTGCTCTACCCTCACGTCGGACACGATGACCAGCCCGTCCTCGCCCGCGGACACCACCACGTGCGGGTCGGCGCCGACACGTGCAGTGAACAACATGGCGGTCGGTACTCACTTGACAGTGTGCTCTACCCTCACGTCGGACACGATGACCAGCCCGTCCTCGCCCGCGGACACCACCACGTGCGGGTCGGCGCCGACACGTGCAGTGAACAACATGGCGGTCGGTACTCACTTGACAGTGTGCTCTACCCTCACGTCGGACACGATGACCAGCCCGTCCTCGCCCGCGGACACCACCACGTGCGGGTCGGCGCCGACACGTGCAGTAAACAACATGGCGGTCGGTACTCACTTGACAGTGTGCTCTACCCTCACGTCGGACACGATGACCAGCCCGTCCTCGCCCGCGGACACCACCACGTGCGGGTCTGCCGCCGACACGTGCAGCTTGTGCGCCGCGCGCTTGTGAGACGCGAGACGGCGCCGCGTGGGCGTGCCGCCGCTGGTCGGGCTTTGCAGTAATCGAACCTGGGACCAAACATTGAACTTGCCAGGCCACTATTTCACATATATATCAAAAACTATTCATTGGTAAGAATCGCTGGAGAAAACTTCCAGGAATTAATCAATCAAAAGCGCTAGTAAAGTCCGTCAATAAGAAGGCTGCTTCAGACCTACTAGCGCTTAGTAGGAAAAACCTATGTACCTTAGTGCGGGCACTGACCGGACACTGTGGACTCAGTAGACAAATGTTCAATCTTAAACTCCgggacacagatctgtgcagactctgcctagaggcagaggaaacacctatgcacatcttatgcaattgcccagctctaatacattaacgcaacctccacttagggcattacacaatggatccagaggaggtgaaacacatcccagccaagaaactgctgctgtacctggcagcaaccagtattggaggggatatctagtcagtggcgatcacaatagatcggtaacggtcaacgtgatacaggaCCTCAAGAGACCTGCAGAGCTgcgacatcaagaagaagaagcagaagaagaagaattgccagaaatacaaaataaagcCTACTTGGCATAGCAACCGCCTAGCatttaaatcaatcaataaattgAACATACCTGGCCATCCCTCGCGCATGTGACAATATTGAGTTGGCTCTGAGCATTGAGGTAGAGGAACTTGCTCTGAAAGACGTTAGACTTGTGGCCAGTTTTGATAGTTTGCAGAGCTGCCCTTTTGGCCCAGTCCCATATAATAACGTTTGTATCATCTGATCCGGACGCCAGCAGTCGACCTGAAAGATATTAACAgtcttaaaatattcaaaatatacaaaTGGAATAGAGTAATTTCCAAATTTGTTTTGAGTTTTACTACCAAAAGCAGACGTAAttcaaaatctgtttaaattttttttaatgaggaATATGACCGTATCCCTCAATTTTGTTATCATCTATCTTGTTCTTTAGCtaaattatcaaatttaagtGAAGACTTGAAGAATCATCCTTAGCGGAAGTGAGAAAGCTGCAATTGAGaagtagtttttattattattatattttaaactaataagCAGCTTTCGCTGATGAACCTATGCCAGTGTGCTTctagttgttaaatattttcaatccaAACAATTCTTGAGCACACTTGGTGACTTTGCAGGTATCACATCCTCAGGCAATTTATATTCCACAGTTTAATTACTCTATTACTGAAGAAGTGTCGCTATTGAATATATATCTCAAATGATGTTAAATCTTAATatgtcatcaaaatcaaaataaattatagaataaATCCTAGAGAATCCATAGCAAATaacgttaattttaaaacaaatgtgaTGAAATTTTTTTCCTGAACACTAAATATTTAGCAAAATAATTTAAGGGATTACCTTCTGGGTGAAAATTAATAGAGTTGACACAGCCCCTGTGCTTGACGAGGGAGTGCAATTTGTCCATTCTGTAGACAGCGTGCAGTGACGCGTAGAACTTGCGCTCAAACATCAAGTCATTCTGTATCGTTTTGCCGCAAGGAAATGTCAAACCCATCTCACGATTTATTACCTCTGCAACAcaatcatatcatatcatataatGGATTCCCGTGTTCTGTGtcccataaataataaataaaacgcaaatggtagatacatcacctaattatcttaaactaatttaaatagtttaccaaaaatccttagggtgacaaaggaatatttttttttcggatttttcaaaatttactatcttgaatcagttacAGTTATTCCAGCAGCTAATAGAAAATATAGACAAATAGCGGAcatccgcgactttgtccgcgtagaaatcattttttcacaaatcccactggaaccatggatttttccaagatgaaaagtagcctatgtattaatctgggatattatttatcttcgttttaaatttcagttaaattagtttagtagttaaggtgttaaagattaacaaacatccatagaaacttttacatttataatagttTCACATTTAGTAGGAGCATTAATAATAGATCTGCAGTATAGACCCACCAGACTCCTCCATGCTAAAACTGTTCAACAATcagatgaaatatttatttattgaaaatttcttacataaagaaaatattttcattttttatggtgcataataaaattcaaattcttatattaattaagtataagaTAGTGAGACCCATAGTGTTTTCGTTTTTATGGCTTTTATTTCATGGTGTAAAATCTATACATGTATTATGTTTGTCTGCAATGAACTCCTAAACTACTGAAACCCATTTTAATCAAATTTGTGCACTGTGTGCAGTTTGATCCAACTTAAAAAATAGGATAACTTAGGGTATAGGGTAGGCTAAACTACTTAACTGATGTATCAGCTTATAGTTTCAACACCCTTTGTGGCACAGTGGTATTgtgctgtggatttacaaaactgaggACCTGGGTTCAATCTGCCGCTGGGccaattaagattttcttaattggtccaggtctggctggtgggaggctttggccacgGCTAGTTACTACCCCACCGGCAAAAACTTACCACCAAAAGATGTAGTGTTtcagtacgatgtcatgtagaaactgaaaggggtttggattttcatcctcctcctaacaagttagccggcttccatcttaggctgcattatcacttaccaccatgtgagattgtagtcaagggctaacttgtgaagaataaaaaaaaatagtaaattttgCAGATaaacctatactacagcctttcatGTTAAGTaccgtttaccaacaaagaaattagaaatgtaaatagaaatcgcatgtcatttcataacttatttattttaaattatgttttgtttgtctataaaatgttatacaaaatacattaaccatatctaactgttctaagcttattaatcaaatttattttcattatttaagaataagttaattataattattattaggtgtgaaatgactattgATTCATACCCCCATTTTTAagttatttgttggtaaacagtattcatcaagaaaggctgtagaagTCTTAAGAAAAATACCTCTAAGAATTTGATATTTATGTCGAGGCTGCATCTTTGACAGCACCGGTGGCTGTTTGTCCTGGTTCTCATCATCGTTGTTCTGTCTGCTGTACCACGGAGTCTCATCACTGTCTGTGGCTCCGCTTGCCCGCATGTGAATCACATCAGCACTATCGTAGGAATCGTTGCTGTTGTCTGACGATGTGGTGGAGGATGAACTGCCGGTGCTGCTACTGTTGCTTCTGTTTTCAAAGAGAAGAATCATTTGAATGCACAATAAATGAACATTACAAAATGTAACAATTTTACTTCCaatatagaagaagaagaagaagaagaagaagaaatatacattattgtacattaaaagaaaaataaacaataacttataataacacttagaaactaatgtacaaatggtgGTCTTAttgctaaagagcgatctcttccagacaatcactgtggaagagaaaaaaaaatataccttataaTATACCTTAGATATCGTCAATAGTTCAAGAAAGCTTAGCTATTATCATCATGAGCTAGTTGACAAAGTGACATAGAGCTATCAAAGAATTTGTCTGGTAGTTCAACGGCTTAAGGTCTCTCACCTTCTATTGCATATAAACTTACCACTTGACCATTtttatttgttaggtcataatatcttttatttatttaatttctttttattctgaacaagttagcccttgactaaattttcatctgatggtaagtgataatgcagtctaggATGGAGgcggataaaaatccacacccctttacgGTTTCTAGATGACAATGTATCGGAATGGTAAGTATATActtgtactgtactgtacttacATTGAActgatcgcttggcggtacgtctttgctggtaggatggtaactagccacagccgaagcctcccaccagccagaccaggaccaattaaatcttaattagcccagctgggaatcgaactcaggaccttcgtcttgtaactccactacgccacggaggccaacaaaataatctatttacatttgaaacataatttaaaaataaatatcacttaCGAACTAGGGGACCCATTTGAGAAATCCGTAACTGAATCCACATCTGCAGAATCGTTAGGTCTGATTTCTGTCGTTTCTTCAAAAGATAAATCGTCGGAATCCCTTGACGACTCGCCATCAGAATCACTTGACCTTCTGTCGTCATTATTGCGTTTTCTGTAAAATCTCGACCTCCTTGGATGTCTTATGTTTAACAAGATCGCCCGCACGTTGCTACTGGACGGTGCGACGTTGACAATTTCATTGTTTACTTCATCTACAGgattattttgtaaacaaacgGGGGCACTTGCACGATCGTCGCTACTAGTGCTTTCAGATTTGTCGGCCGACACGCCGCTGTCGACATTTTCATCTTTCTCCTCTTTGCTATCAGATGCTGtggaataaaataatacacgaaaaaataaaaaatatatattttagagacacattttaattaaaataaaatcaatactcACCCATCTCTTTAATACTGTCCTGTGAGCTACCATCGTTTAGTTTCAACTTTTTACTACTTAATTTAGGACTCGCAGGGGAATCCTTAGTTTCATCTTCACTACAAGAGTTATTTTCCATTTCAACTCACTGTTACTACGTAAAATAGAAAAGTATTAGGAAACGTAATTATATAGTTTGTCTGACACCAAATGGAATattgaaatactttttaaaacgatcggatattttattttaaatgtatgttaTCCAAATTGTCGACGGAAACTATTTTTCTTCGATTTTTCTGTTTTGGCAGATGATGGCTGATCGTCGGACATGGATATTTTTGAGAATAGAGAAAACGGAGAAATCTGAGAAGTGAAGTGAATGAGAAGAAtaagaatattttgtttttttttacggtCCTGGATACTAGTTTTTCAAGGCGGAATCATACTCATAGAGTTTAACTATGGAGTTGCATTGCACATTGCTCCCAAAACTGAAAGTGAAATCCACCaacaataaaacacaaataaagagtaaattcatcttttagtaaactagaaatTGTTGATcgttttttacactattcaGCTACATAAGCcgacatttttagggagcttCTTACACTACGAAAATGACTAAAACAATGAAACATGGACTTTTTGACGCATTTTTGGCTTCGGTCGTGGCAGTTataaccctaccggcaaagacgtactgccaaacaatttagcgttccgttcgatgtcttgtagaaaccgaaaggggtgtggattttcatcctcttcctaacaacttaacccgcttccatgtttgattgcatcatcacttatcatcaggtgaggtcgtagtcaagggctaacctgtaaagaataaataaaagatcgttgatcttatactttgacagaatgGTAACATCTAGTGAGTTAGGTCCCTTTCTATTTCATCTTAGGGCAGATTAAAGCATTATGCCTACGTTCCACTAAGCGATGAGAACGTTCAAATACTCCTGTACTGCTGAAACCGTTCTATAGCATTTTAGTCATTTATTTCGCTTACAAAGACCCTTTACAGGTGGGTCAGCGCGGTAATTTTCGTAGATACTATTTATTAATCTTTTATACATCcacaattttgttaaaaaaattattatccaTTCCACTTATGTTTATGATTGCAACGCTCGCAAG harbors:
- the LOC112042897 gene encoding DDB1- and CUL4-associated factor 8 isoform X2 encodes the protein MENNSCSEDETKDSPASPKLSSKKLKLNDGSSQDSIKEMASDSKEEKDENVDSGVSADKSESTSSDDRASAPVCLQNNPVDEVNNEIVNVAPSSSNVRAILLNIRHPRRSRFYRKRNNDDRRSSDSDGESSRDSDDLSFEETTEIRPNDSADVDSVTDFSNGSPSSSNSSSTGSSSSTTSSDNSNDSYDSADVIHMRASGATDSDETPWYSRQNNDDENQDKQPPVLSKMQPRHKYQILREVINREMGLTFPCGKTIQNDLMFERKFYASLHAVYRMDKLHSLVKHRGCVNSINFHPEGRLLASGSDDTNVIIWDWAKRAALQTIKTGHKSNVFQSKFLYLNAQSQLNIVTCARDGQVRLLQSPTSGGTPTRRRLASHKRAAHKLHVSAADPHVVVSAGEDGLVIVSDVRVEHTVKNFHLCSFPLYSMAGHPLDKHKLLLAGQDKFVHVYDTRNSTLPVATYCPGHFHDMPAKGLRRKSMMHLTCAVYNHDGTEILGSYNDEDIYLFDVNKDVYNKDSSEVKDGYTHRYSGHRNIATFKGVAFFGPKSEYIVSGSDCSYIYVWEKESEAIVQWMEGDLNGVNCIETHPRFPVMATSGLDKDVKIWIPKKEKDPDYKGMDKVVRENSFSPRSPLFNDFLPSLYSAWRHDPRTNPDHDSIPPYGGNIEFDGNVCTAV
- the LOC112042897 gene encoding DDB1- and CUL4-associated factor 8 isoform X1, which translates into the protein MENNSCSEDETKDSPASPKLSSKKLKLNDGSSQDSIKEMASDSKEEKDENVDSGVSADKSESTSSDDRASAPVCLQNNPVDEVNNEIVNVAPSSSNVRAILLNIRHPRRSRFYRKRNNDDRRSSDSDGESSRDSDDLSFEETTEIRPNDSADVDSVTDFSNGSPSSSNSSSTGSSSSTTSSDNSNDSYDSADVIHMRASGATDSDETPWYSRQNNDDENQDKQPPVLSKMQPRHKYQILREVINREMGLTFPCGKTIQNDLMFERKFYASLHAVYRMDKLHSLVKHRGCVNSINFHPEGRLLASGSDDTNVIIWDWAKRAALQTIKTGHKSNVFQSKFLYLNAQSQLNIVTCARDGQVRLLQSPTSGGTPTRRRLASHKRAAHKLHVSAADPHVVVSAGEDGLVIVSDVRVEHTVKNFHLCSFPLYSMAGHPLDKHKLLLAGQDKFVHVYDTRNSTLPVATYCPGHFHDMPAKGLRRKSMMHLTCAVYNHDGTEILGSYNDEDIYLFDVNKDVYNKDSSEVKDGYTHRYSGHRNIATFKGVAFFGPKSEYIVSGSDCSYIYVWEKESEAIVQWMEGDLNGVVNCIETHPRFPVMATSGLDKDVKIWIPKKEKDPDYKGMDKVVRENSFSPRSPLFNDFLPSLYSAWRHDPRTNPDHDSIPPYGGNIEFDGNVCTAV